Within Candidatus Poribacteria bacterium, the genomic segment AGCTAAGAGATAAAAGCTACGCCGGAACAGTACCTGATTGCACCGGGGTTGTAGCATTTGGACAGACTCTTGCTGAATGTCAGCGTGAATTGGTGTCTGTATTGTATGATTGGATTCTTGTTAAGCATCAGCGCAACATCCCTATCCCGGTGATTAATGGAATCGACTTAAATGAGGCGAAGGAGGGCTCAAAGATGGCGACCTTGTAAGCGACAGCTGTTTATTCGTAAATTAAAGAGACTCGGATTTGGCAACCTACAGCATGGTACACGACACGATTTTATGCCTTATGAAAATCATCACTTGACAATCCCAAATAACCGAGAATATTCGGTGTCGCAACTGCGCTTATTGTTGAGACAAGTTGAGAATATATTAGGATATAGAATCTCGTTAGATGAATGGAATCGTCTGTAATTACGGAAAGATCGCCAGCCAAAGGAAAATCTATGCCGGAAGAATTCATTGATATCCGCGGCGCACGCGAACATAATCTCAGAAACATCGATCTCAAACTCCCCAAAGACAACCTCATCGTTTTCACCGGTGTCAGCGGTTCCGGGAAATCGTCGCTGGCATTCGATACAGTCTACGCCGAAGGTCAACGCCGCTACATCGAATCCCTTTCCGCCTACGCCCGCCAATTCCTCGGACAACTGGAAAAACCCGACGTTGACTTCATCGGTGGTCTCTCCCCATCCATCTCGATTGATCAGAAATCGGGCGGGAATAACCCACGCTCAACGGTCGCGACGATCACAGAAATCTATGACTATCTGCGTGTCCTGTTTGCACGCGTGGGTACGCCACACTGCCTAGAGTGCGGTGCGCCAGTGGGTGCCCAAACAGCGACGGCGATCATCGATCAGATCGTCGATCTACCACAACAGACCCGCATCTTAATCCTTGCCCCAATAGTCAGTGGGCGGCGCGGTGAGTATCGCGAACATCTTGAGGACGCGCTCAAGGCAGGATTTGTTCGTGCCCGAATTGATGGACAGATCTACAACCTACCCGCTGAAATTCAACTTGACCGCAATCAACGACATAACATTGAAATCGTCGTTGACCGAATCATTATCAAACCTGATATTCGCAGCCGGGTTGCAGAAGCAGTTGAAACCGCGCTGCGTATGGGAGAAGGCAGCCTAATTGTGAGCATCGTCGAAGGAAAGCCGGAGGCAGGCGATCTCCTTTTTGGGGTGGATTATACCTGTGTGCACTGCAACATCAGTTATGAACCTCCCGCTCCGCGAAATTTCTCCTTCAACAGTCCCGCGGGGATGTGTCCAACCTGCAAAGGACTCGGAACACTCACAAAGATGGACCCCGATATGGTTATCCCTGATCCAACGCAATCAATTCGGGAAGGGGCGATTGTCTTTTGGGGGCAGCTGGGCACCCTACAGACGCGACATCACGCTGAGAGTTTGGCAGCACACTTCGGCTTTAGCCTCGATACACCGTGGGAACAACTGACCGACGAGCATCAACACGCAATCCTTTATGGGACTGGAAAAGAGCAGATTCCTTTCGTCTATCGCTCCCACCGTAATCGTCGCTATAAGTACCAAGCCGCATTTGAGGGTGTGATTCCGCCCGCAGAAAGAAAGTATTTCCAAGCATCTTCAGAACTTGTGAAACGTTACTACGGAAAATACATGGTTTCCGGTACATGCCCAGATTGCAACGGGACACGACTCAAGCCAGAAGTGAAAGCCGTGACAATCGACGAAAAATCCATCCTTGATGTCGTTAAAATGGCAGTTGGCGATTGTTTTAAGTTCTTTGAAAAACTCCAACTACCGGAGCGTGAGGCGTTCATTGCGACTGATTTGCTGAAAGAGATTCGGGGGCGCCTCTGGTTCTTGATGAATGTTGGGCTGCACTACCTCACCCTAGATCGAACCGCACCCACACTTTCCGGCGGCGAGTCCCAACGGATTCGGTTAGCCAGCCAAATCGGAGCGGGCTTGCGAGGGGTAGTTTACGTCCTCGACGAGCCGAGTATTGGCTTGCATCCGCGCGATAATCAGCACCTTCTCACGACGCTCAAACATCTCCGAGACCAAGGCAACACCGTAATCGTGGTCGAACATGATGAAGATACAATGTGGGCGGGAGATATGATTGTTGACTTCGGACCGGGACCGGGAATCAAAGGCGGTGAGATCGCACCGCAAAAGATTGCCAAGGATTCAACCTCCCTGACGGCACAATATCTCCGTGGGGAACAACAGATCGAAATCCCTACTGAACGCCGTGCAACTGGCAATCAATGGATCGAGGTCCGTGGCGCACGTCATAACAACCTCAAAGACGTTGATGTACGAGTCCCGATCGGAGTTTTTACCTGCGTGACGGGTGTCAGCGGGT encodes:
- a CDS encoding type II toxin-antitoxin system HicB family antitoxin, which encodes MAAATEKADYQKLRDKSYAGTVPDCTGVVAFGQTLAECQRELVSVLYDWILVKHQRNIPIPVINGIDLNEAKEGSKMATL